The following is a genomic window from Solanum lycopersicum chromosome 6, SLM_r2.1.
ACTCacaaaaaattgaacaatttgTCTGATCCTTTAAAAAAGATCTGTAGATGCAAAAATAGGCGTAAAATAAATGGTGTGCGTATACGTGATGATTCCCCAACTTAATACAGAGGTCCTTATAAAGTTTTTGGAGAAAAAAGTTTAGGTCCTTAGAAAGCTAGATCCATGCACTAATAAAAACGAAAGATTAAGGAATTTgcacaattaaaacaaaaaggaCATGTAAATAATGAAATGTGCGTGAAAAATGGTATGAGTATACATGATAGTTCATTAACTCAATACAAAGGTTCTCATAAAGTTTTGTGAGAAAAATGTTTGGGTGCTCCAATCGCCATATCCATGAGCtaatacatacaaaaaaaaaaattgcgcAGTTCATAAAAACGGCCTATAGATGTGGAAATGGGcatcaaaaaaatggtgtgaatatACGTGATGGTTTCCGAACTCAATATAGAGGTTCTCAACTCCTCATAATggttatttataagaaaattagGGGTGCTCTGGGCGGTTAAATAATAggctaatacacacaaaaaaaattgaggaatttgtGCCATTTCTAAAAAAAGCGTCTAGATGCGGAAATAGGcaaaaaaaaatgtgtgaaAATATGTGATGGTTCGCCAACTCAATACAAAgattctcataatttttttgagaaaaagaatTAAGTGATAGGGTTGCAAAATCCATAGGCTAATACACACTAAAAGTTGAGGAATTTGTGTGATTCCTAAAATAGGGTCTGTAGATGCGAAAATAGACATTAAAAAATGTTGTGAGTATACACGAAAAATAGAGGGATTTACGCAATTCTTAAAAAAGGGCATATAGATATGAAATTTGGCGTGATAAAAATGATGTGAGTATACGTGATTGTTCCTCAACTCAATATAGAGCTCCTcgtaagtttttttttgaaaataaattttgggtGTTACATGCTCCTTGGGCTAATTAATACATacgaaaaataaaggaatttgcGCGATACTATTGTGAATGTGGaaatggatgtgaaaatatGGTGTGAGTTTACAATATTGTCACCTACTTCAATACGGAGgtcctcaaaaaaatttgaggATAAAATTTTGGGTGGTCCGAATTCCAGATTTATGagctaatacacacaaaaaattaaagaatttgtGCAATTCCAAGAAGAGGTCTAGAAAATGCGAGAATAGGCTTGAAAAAAGGTTATGGATATACGTGATAGTTCCCAAACCCAATATGTAGGTCTTGATAAAGTGTTTTCAGAAACAAATTTGGGTGCTCCAGTCGCCAGATCAATGGCTAGTACACACAAAAACCGAGGAATTTGCGCCATTCCTAAAAAGGGTAGGTAATTGTGGAAATGGATTCGAAAAAAAATGATGTGAGTATATATATGATGGTTTCCCAACTCAATACGGAGtcatcataaattattttgagaaaaaaaaatatagggtGTGTCGGGAGTCAAACTATGGGctattaaacacaaaaaattTAGGAATTTGTGTGATTCCTTAAAACAACCTCTAGATACGGAAATGAGTATGAGTATATCTGATGGTTTTCCAACTCAATACGGAGGTCCCCATAAagctttttgagaaaaataattttggtgGGCTGTAGATCTAAATAATACATGTTTTGTCCAGAGGCCACTCTTTAGCCCAGCGTGGTTGAACATATATCATCATCCGCATATGACTACTGCTAAGATAGTTTTAACTGAACCTATGCTAAAACTAACAACATTCAatcttttttgtaaaataattttgtgaaattattttatttttaatctttgaaCCGCATGGTAATAACATTAAGCTAAaagtaataatatgaaataaaaaagtaaaaaaatagagaatttttttctatttacaaTGTGTATCTAAATATGCATAATCTTTTAATTAGACAATCATCGccaatttttttaacattaggCTGCCACTTGGCAACATGTGATACTTCTACCTTTACTTAATATAGaagattttcattttaagtaaatTCATCATTGTACTTGGGCAGATCTTTCTTTACAATGCatatttttgtctttccttAAATAATGAGCACTCCTCAATTACATCGATTCTTAACTAAGCCCAACCAAATACTCTTGCCCTTTTCCTTTCTCTTTCAATTTTAGTGGAAACTCATTTTCTCTCCGGTGGACTAACATATGGCGGTGGGTGCTTACCGGAAGGACACCAACACTGTGCAGCTGGAAGTGATGTCGCCGGATCTTACTCCCGTCTTCGCAGAAATCCCTCTTAACGAATACGGTATCAAATAAACTCTGTATCTTTTAAAATCCTATCGAGAGACAATTTAAgatttcaacatattttttgCTCAATAGGGTGGATCTGTAGAAATTAGggtttttacatttattttttagttaagaatttaatttttatgactTGTAGAAACTGAGATTTATTCATATACTTTTTTAGTCAGAAACTTAATTCTTATGAGTTGTAGATACTGGGGTTTATTAGATcagtcaaaaattaaattttatggcTTGTCGAAAATACAGTTTGTTATTTGCCTTTtcaattaaaaacttaatttgTATGCTTTTTGCTGTGGTTTGTGTAATATAGTTATGATAGGAATTGAGAATACTCACCAAGAATGTCTTGTATACTCATCAAGAAAGTCTTTGGTATTACTGAATTAAGTGgaggaaattaaaaaaaaaagttgtagtATATGTTTGTAGTCCGCGTGAATAGGGAAAATCAATTTTTCGGGGCTCAATATTAGAGCTatttttgtagcttttataCATTAGATGAACCTTTTGGTGTAAGGCCTTATTTAGTAGTGGTGAATCTATAGTATCTCATTGAGGCTGATAGTCAGTGTAAAACTAGCTAAAAAGAGGAATTCCTGCATCATAAACAATTCACATCAGCCCCTGATGTCCTGCAAGATAGCTAGGAAATGATTTCGATCATAATTGGCAGATAATGATAAAAGACGATAGTCCAAGATAGTTCAAATTAGGGATAGGTAGTTAGAACTAGTGTTGAAGGGAGCATGAAgcgaaaaaaaaatcaacaatgtcttGCTTCACTTTGAGTGAAGCAACGTGTTTGCTTCCCCAAAGTGGAGCATACtttataaagaaagaaagactaGCACACACTTTAAAGAAAGACTAAAATAGACCTTGTACAATGACAATACATATAAGCAAATCTTTAATTTAAATGCTAATATATGTATgacaaaattcttcaaaatacaagaaaaatcaatattaaaataGAGACTCTAGCAATCCAAGGGTGGATCTAGGGGTTTTTCCAgggtgtgtgtgtatatatataattcaattattttataattcgATTTTAGTATATAATTTATGTCAAACTATTATCTTCACTTGTGAATACAACTCAAATTTAACAAAGTTAATTAACTACCTAAGTTAgataacaaaaatctattattatctttttttctttgtagCATAACagtaattatattaaaagtaatgaaaaatatgttttaaaaaaatcaaaagaaagagagagaggggtCTAGATCATGAAAAGCACTAAAAATGATTAATAAGTTTacaatcataaatttatatGCATATAAATATTTAGGAATTCTTTTAATACACATACAAAACCTTATTTGGTTATCTTAGGTTGATGCTAATATTTGTTGCACTTAATTTTACTAATTCTTATCTTGTTTGGTTTCAGTGTTAAATGATATTTGTTTGTGCTGATTTTCCCCTTTTTAGAAGCTCTAGGTAGTCCTTTCTATTATGACAGTGATGATGAATGGggaatgatgagattgagaagCACAACTTGTATCGAAGCATCCTATGAACACTACCTCCGTACTGGGGTACTTAGTTTTTATATTCCTTTTGAGGTTGGTTCCATACGTAATACTGTATATATAGGTCTAATATATATACTGGTAAAATATCCAGGAAATTTTGTCCCATGAGTCCATACTTAGTGTAATCATGGGCATTGAGGATGTTGGAATGGTACCAGAAGATATGCTTCCTCCAAATGCTAGCAGTACATTGTATGTAGAGGGTTTGTCTGAGGACTGTACAACAAGAGAGGTGGCACCTATCCTTTTCTTGTGTGGAAATTAgcttattgttttatttatggCCCATTCTAGTTTTTCCCTTTACTTGAGTTTTTGCAGACATATTCCGCCATTTTGGAGGTTACAAAGAAGTTAGGCTCGTACCAGAACCATCAATATATGTAGGAATATATACGTCTCATATCATCATCTACTAATTAAAAATTCTGTCTACTGTTATTTTGgattatcaacttaattaattatatatgcaGCCTGGAGTCAATACCTTGATTCATTgctttgttgattttgtgagtCCGCTTCATGCAGCTGCTGCAATGGATGCCTTACAAGGTGAGCTTCACACTCTCTTCTTTCTACCTCATAATTATGAATGCTCAATTTATAATTAATCAGAGTACTAAACAAAATCAATGTTGTGTgaatattcttaaattttggTCTTTAAACTTTCGTACAAGTTGAAGGACATGTGGAAGCTGCTCTACATGCGCTTTTGGCTCGTCATTTCATGAATGCTTGACAGAAAATTGTCGGGCAATTTGCTTGTGTACATCGATCTATGAAAGAGAAATTTGTTGGGATAACGGTGTAGTAAAACTAATCAAATCTTGCAGGTTATAAATTCGACCTTGATGAGCATGATTCAGGCAACTTAATGCTGCAATTTGCTGGCAATCCTAGTGTGACGTCAGCTGGAGGGGATTGTTGAAACTATGTGTATTTACAGGTACAAAACTTTGGTGCGCTTGACCCCTTTATTATCGATGACCATAACATACGGTTATACAAAGTTACTAAATTGTGGAACTATACTTTTGTGTAGGACTTGCCATGTTTGGAGAGCGACATCATGCTGCAAGCGTGTTTCTCTGATCATGTATATTAACTGTAGCTGGTGCTTAGCAGTTTGAAGATAATGTTGCTTGTCAGatcaaatataattgtttaaatttctttttaaaattcgCTACAACTTATGACATTATCAACTTGTGCTCTGTTGTTTAGTGTGTGATTGTTGTCATTCAGGTCAGGAGACTTTTTAATT
Proteins encoded in this region:
- the LOC138349150 gene encoding uncharacterized protein isoform X2 produces the protein MAVGAYRKDTNTVQLEVMSPDLTPVFAEIPLNEYGSPFYYDSDDEWGMMRLRSTTCIEASYEHYLRTGEILSHESILSVIMGIEDVGMVPEDMLPPNASSTLYVEGLSEDCTTREVAPILFLCGN
- the LOC138349150 gene encoding uncharacterized protein isoform X1; translated protein: MAVGAYRKDTNTVQLEVMSPDLTPVFAEIPLNEYEALGSPFYYDSDDEWGMMRLRSTTCIEASYEHYLRTGEILSHESILSVIMGIEDVGMVPEDMLPPNASSTLYVEGLSEDCTTREVAPILFLCGN